In Pelodictyon luteolum DSM 273, the genomic stretch ATTGGTGCGCTTCATCATGCGGAGCGCGTATTTGATGCGGAGGCTCGGGTTGACGCTGATGACAGGCTTGCTCATGATTTGGAAGACCGGAGTGTTCCAGGGGTCACGGTGCACATCTTCGCCGGGATCGATAACCTTGCCGAGGATGTCTTTTTCCGTGATGACGCCGTAGCAGTCGTCTTCATTGCGCGGCTCGACGATAAGACCGCTCTCGCCGCTTTTTTTCATGATCTGCAGGGCCTCTGCAACCGTGCAGCTTCCCTTGATCATTGCGAAATCCTTCTGCATGAGGGCCGATACCGGCAGCGTCCGTAATGTGATAAGCTGGTCCATAGTCGAGATCTGGTTACTTTAGAATGGATAAAACGCCGGACGGGCCGGAGAAGCTGCTGCCCGCGCGCTCTGTCATACTGCATGAAAAACTGCACCGGGGCGCAGAGGGGCCTGCCACCCGAAGGGAAAAATCTCAGCCTATAATGTATGAAATACGGGCTGATTCACAAAATTGCGCAGGAAAATCGCCACCGGCATCCCGGAGTCAGGCGATCCCGTGCTCCTTTTTGTAGGCCGCCCAGTTCCTCTTTAGTTCAATAAACCCGGCAACATCCGCCCGCATAAGGAAGGGATTCGTCATCCTCTCGGTGCCAATGTCCGACACCGGCCGGAGGCCGTAGTCATGACCCGGCCAGAGCGTTGTTTCGGGCGGGAGCGTCAGGAGTTTTTTGTGGAGGGAGTCGTACTCGCTCCGGGCGTCATCGTCAGTAGCGGTGCCGCCGACTTTTCCGACAAAGAGCGTGTCACCGGTGAAGAGCGAACCTCCGGAATAGAGGCAGATGGAGTCGGGAGTGTGGCCGGGAGTATGGATGAGGGCAAGTTCATGAGCGCCGAGAGGAAAACAGGCGCCGTCAAGAACCCTGATGCCCGTCAGAGGACAGGTGCTGCCGTAGAGAAGGGGTTCAAGGCCCGTAAGCCGACCGGCAAGATCGTTGCCACAGGTATGG encodes the following:
- a CDS encoding CBS domain-containing protein; amino-acid sequence: MDQLITLRTLPVSALMQKDFAMIKGSCTVAEALQIMKKSGESGLIVEPRNEDDCYGVITEKDILGKVIDPGEDVHRDPWNTPVFQIMSKPVISVNPSLRIKYALRMMKRTNVRRLTVMDGNAVVGVLNMTDVLHAVEELPAHDDHVAL
- a CDS encoding hydroxyacylglutathione hydrolase family protein codes for the protein MALLVEQFRTGGDRNFGYLAADEESRLAFIVDASYDPRSIVHAATARGYSVRYIFSTHSHQDHTCGNDLAGRLTGLEPLLYGSTCPLTGIRVLDGACFPLGAHELALIHTPGHTPDSICLYSGGSLFTGDTLFVGKVGGTATDDDARSEYDSLHKKLLTLPPETTLWPGHDYGLRPVSDIGTERMTNPFLMRADVAGFIELKRNWAAYKKEHGIA